The Magallana gigas chromosome 6, xbMagGiga1.1, whole genome shotgun sequence genome includes the window aaatgaGCCATATTTTAAGTGATTGAgtgtaatatttaatataatctAAGTCTGATGTTTTTAGTTTCCAGCATAGATTAACAATTACTGTGAGATTTTCCTTGAGCATTAACCTACTGTCCTATTTTACAGGTGAGGTGGTTTGGACCAGGCCACGCCCTTCTGTTCAATGGGGATTACGCTGTGACACCAGACCGCCGATTTAGCCTGACTCACCCCTACATCAGTTCCTGGAACCTGGTCATCAAGAACGTGAAGACGGGGGATGAGGGTCTGTACATATGTCAAGTACAGTCAAGCACAGAAACCTTGACAAAGAAGGTCACAGTAGAAGTTCAAGGTCAGGATtcaataagagagagagagagagagagagagagagagagagagagatgcatggagagagagagagagaggggggaaaTGCATGGGGAGAGAGAGGGGGGAAAGAGAGagtgaaagagagagaggggcATGGATTTCCTACAGTTATGTACAGTACTGACCAGACCCAACCTTACGAAAGAAGACTGGGTCTAGGTCTGCTTTCTGTGTCCACTTAGGGTCTGCTATGGCAGACCCAGGGCTGATTGTAAGTAGAACCCAGGCTGACCCAGAGCAGACCCTGATTTCAGGAGTACACTTGGGTGCTACAAAAATATGTCCAAATATCTCTGCATAACTGTGCATTTGGAATATTCAAGGGGCTGGCATGCTTAGAGGCGGTAAGAAAAACGaggggtctgcttcacacttcagtgcgtaagCTGGACTCCAAGAGCTGACACCAAGTAAATCCATTGACAGTAAATCCATTGACAGTAAATCCACTGACAGTAAATCCATTGACAGTAAATCCACTGACAGTAAATCCACTGACAGTAAATCCATTGACAGTAAATCCATTGACAGTAAATCCATTGCAGTGCTTGAGTAGACCCTGAACAGTTTTTTGGGTCTGGTTTTGTGTTAGGTCAAATGTGCTTGGTTGGAACAGTTCAACTGTATATCTTCTATCTTCTGTTTACAGTTTAggcatgcatatattttttgttaacaGCTGTATAATCTATATCCTCTTCAACAGTTGCTCCACGAATTCTTCCATCTTCATCTAGTGAGGACCAACAAGTGCTGGAAGGAAGTGATGTCACCCTGGTGTGTGGAGCCACAGGATCCCCCACCCCCAAAATCATGTGGCATGTGCTCAAAGATAGTGAACCTAAACGTAAGTGCCCcccatttaaatgtttacaacaATTATGAATAAATACAGGCACTGTATTTAATCTCTTGGTCAATCTTTGTAATATACATGCACTCAATTCAAGAAATACACATTTGAAAAGCTCGAATCTCtctattgaaaaatatttagaggATAAAGTACAATGAAGACAAAACATACTCTCATAATCTGATGCTCTGTGGCAGAAAATGCTCATGCAAGTAAGCGCTTCCATGCCAGCCTACTACATTGACACTGTGAAAGTACAAATTTACCTTCTCAAGAATTTATATCTGAAATGAATTTGCTGGTTGTAGAGCTGGATACAGGAGAACGGCTTGTTCTCTCCAATATAAGTCGGGAGGAGACTGGCGTGTACACATGTACTGCATTTAACGCAGTAATTCCCCAGGCTTACAGGCATATCAAAGTGGATGTGGAATGTGAGTCTTTATCATCCAATCATTACATACAAAACATATACTAGTAATCATTACAAACTGTAGCTTAAACTCTTAGctctatttaatattttttacataaattaatactgattccagaaaattattttttgtcaatactctaccattttctttataatataaaataaggTGAAATATACATCTTCATCCAGCAATTAATATGCATGCAACATTACTAGTATGAAAAATAGATTGCTAGAAAATCTCTACCCCTAAtttgtaatttgatttttttttaatgaaatcaacTTTTTCTTTTCCCTCTATTTAATATAACTGCCTGTTTTCAGATGCCCCATCAATAATTGTGAAAACCCAGGAGTTATCACAGGAGAGGGGCAAGCTAGCTTACTTAGAATGCACAGTGGTGGGTTTCCCCCAGGGTAGGAACTACTGGAAGAAGGATAACCGGATACTGGTCCGCGACTGGAACTACGAACCCCTGGATTACCCACTGAATGCCACCACCAACGTGATGAACCTCCATATCAAACAGGTGGAGCCCCCACAGGGGTTCGGGGTCTACTACTGTGTGGCTGAGAACAAGCATGGGACAGCGGTCGGCAATGTGACCTTGAATGGTGAGTGCAAGGTCATGAAGTTGTGGGCATCTTAAGGAAACCCTTTTGAAACGCGCTGCACCAGCATCTTGAGATTTATATGAAGATATGCAgagaatttttaatattaagtaaacttcaaacaagatagttttatatagaattaaaacaaattattcatctagttaattttaaaaaggtaGAAAAGTATTTTGGAATTGTCAAGTCTACCATTAGAATGCAGGCAGCAAAAGAAACACAATCTGattgaaatttaattcttttatctGCTCGTAAATCAAATGATGTTAATCAGATTCCAATGATTTACTTTTACACTTAAACCGTTAACAGAAACACACTGACAGTACAGAACttttcataaataaacagaGTTTTCCCATTACAGAAATCACCACCACTACCACAACCACTACGACAACCACGACTCCTGCCCCGACTACCACAATAACCACCACCACCTCTACCACACAATCAACAACAGGATCCACCATCAGGCTATCCACTCCTGGGTCTCCGCAGCCCTCCACGACCTCTACATCCTCCCAGAGGCCCCCCACCCCACCAGTCCACACACTGTCCACTGCCCGGCCAGTGATTACCTCCCCTTACAAGCCAGTTGTCACTACAGGTCCAGGATATGAAATTGACCCTGGTAATCAaggtatgttaatttttttttatatgtttagaaatgcaaaaaatcacaaaaaagagtttcaattttttttattgtatatttatatgatttaccctaaataagatttttttctcttccaGAAAATGGTGCAAGCATTCCCTCTCCATACAGAGCAATAATCCTCCTAGTTTTTACAGtattatttatgatataatttattgttGTATGCAGAGAGAAAGCGAGAAAGAAAGAATTAAGTTTAATTGTTGAAGAGAAATGGTTGTGATGATCTTCTTTCAAattcggagagagagagagagagagagagagagagagagagctccaATATGTGTATATTGTTCATGTGTCATTCTAGTCTGGTTTACAGCCAACTTATTAACTTCTACAACTTTGTCTCTAGTGTTCAGAACATTTTGTGCAATAAGATCTGAATTCACCATTACATAattatctctttttttaaataactggattggttttttttaatagtgtgaatttaattaattcataacAATATTAATAATCCCTTAAAACAGTTCATCCAAAATGAAAATTTGCTTAATCTTAATGCCCATGTGACATGATGATATAGTGCTGCATGaatgttttaacataattttaataacATTGTTCATCATCAAAAcaatcaaatcttaaaaatatgttttgtttctttCATTTATGTGTACTTTCTGTAACAAAATAATgttccttaatttttcaaatcattatgCAGtattatgtgtatatatttattaatttgttttttgtgcCAAAGGATCTCCATGTCTTGtacatttttattgatattgttaGGGATATCAGTCTTTCATACATGTTCTCTACATTACAGCATGATGATTTTTGAACTAAAAATCACAGTCTGAAATGGATAAAAGCACATTAATTTTTGTCTCAGACATTCATTAATGTACACATTAATTATTCATACTGCCTCATTTACAGTACAGTAGTATAATACTGTAGTTGTTTTAGctgtgttgttttgtttttaaaaagaattgtattttataaactTTGCATGAGTTTTATCACTAGATTTTTATTTAGGAATGATTTAAAAGCAGGATACATTTTTGCTGGTTGTGAGAATAAAAGAATGAAATTGGTCAGAAatggtttttttctgttgtaaGAAATCccacaaaacaaaagattgtgTGACTGAATGCCTTTTTAGCAAGATttaagaattacatgtacacatttgaATGAATAGACCCTGTGCCTATAAAAATGACAGTTCTAAAAGTATCAGAGCTAATGAATAACCCTTTGTACCTCTGTCTTTTACCAGTCATTTATTATCTTGAATGATTATAAATATAGTGACGaatcaataattttatatattatcaaGTCCTCTGCTGTTTCCTCGTTTAACTGTcgattgtaaaattcatactGTATCTGACAATATAACAATTCTATCAATGGAAATCAAATTATTTCCTGTTGCTTTATCTGATTGGTTAGCAAGGTGGGTGTAAAATAATGTTCAATTaagtactgtaaaccaacttatATTCGTgtgcgagaaatttttgcgAGGTTGGCGAGAGCCTTGTTGTCGCAAATATTTCTCACCGCGAACCAGCCCTTGTTGTTTGATTCTTATCACAACAtgggtctggataaggcttggtcgcgaaaATTAGTCGTCGCGATCCTGTTTATTTCCAGGAAAttgcgaaataaagtcgccgcgaataaaagttggtttacagtaaataatttgtcaaaatctcGGCCTACCTCTTAATATTCTATTggtatgaataaatgattttcagcataatttcaattaatattaattgattttcaaGTTGCAAAGCActtgtaaaacaatataaattaatttgttgTACGTAGGAAATATGCTATCAATTCCCTTTCTCTTGACATTCCTGTTATTcgggtttaaattttaaaggaaGTTGTGGACTGTGAATTTGGCCATAATCCATGCAATAATTAAGGTTTGTGGGTGGGATCCCAACAATAACAAGAACGTACCACACATCAAGATTAACTTAAAGATTCTGCACTACTTTCTGTGAAACTTTTGTGCAACAAAATATAATGAGCATTGAAATATCATATCCTTGTCACGCgaaaattatatattcattgCACATCTTAGTTGCGAACCAGTTTTTAtcacacaaaaataaatttatttctttacgtTTTTAACTTCGTTAATTTCCAACAGTTTTCGTATTACCTGGTTTACTTCAAGACTGGTTATTTCATGCACAAGCTTTCGCGCTCAGTATAAATAGATTTACCGGGGAATATTCGACTAATGCGATTTTCGTTACAAAGCACTACAGGTTGTGTCTTTGGCTATCCCTACCCGCCTGACCCAAATATGCTATTTGAGATCAACTAATATTTTTGTGTTGTCGTTTATTTGTATGTTGAATGGATATTTAATGTGATTTGTAATGAACGCACCAATTCTAaaaatctgttttgtttttcaataaatttgtcaagaaaatatttattttcagagGAGTGAAACGAGGGagaaaataatatgttttatttgtgTGATATGTTTTTCTATCACACACAAATTTAGACttatttatcttattttctAACTTTCTATGAAAATACTTGATACCAAACaaaagttttaacattttactactCGGTTCATCTCATTTCTTGCATCATTTGACTACTGACGTTGCTTAGTCTTATTACTTCTcacaaaattttgtaatatattaatatacttAAGTTGATATAAGCATTCAAAATTAGTAAAGAGATTTCTACACCTTTTATAATTCTACAAACTGACAAATTTTTCCCATAGAGTTATAAGGTTATTCATATATTCTCCAGTGGGCTATATGTACCGTACATACATCCACTGTTTGAAAAAAGGGTGTTTAACATGAACATAAGCAGTGTTAATGTTGTAATGTAACCAatgatttgatttaaacaatacTGAGTGCTGAAAAATGCAGCTTAATTTGTATGATTGTAGAGCTATTCTACATTTTTATTGCTTTATTTAATTCTTTGACAcacaaattacaaaaatatgctCCTTATGTAGAAGAAATTGGTTTAATGATTCCAAATCTTttgacagtacatgtacatatgggAGTTACATTTGGTCTAAATTtgcaaacaatataaatattcacttaaaaaaacccagcattGATTGAACTATGTGATACGAAGCAGAGAAAATTCTCACAGGACAAGAACATGAACTCCTTTTTGTTTTGGTTCAGTGTTTGTATCTAAatctacaaatgtatataaGAATACATCACGTATGTATATCATTAGCATCTCCCAATAATCACAGAATCAGAGTGAATTTCACATTTAACTACTTATCCATATTGGAGTAACTGACCTCATCATCTAAATACACATTACACATGTACCAAAATTGTAATCATAATTATTATTACATATATGATCttcattaacattttcaaagtaattaTCTATACATCATATGCTAAACATGATTTGATTactattatttttgttttagtaATATCACACACAAGCACTGCATGTTTATGTATAGGTTAGAGCAATGATCTCACTGTACTTCAGTGTATCTATAATACAACAACTCTCTAACTCAAGTGCACAAAAATATCTCAAAGAACAATAATTCCACACTGGCATTGTCAAAAATGTGAACTCTAAAATAAAAGTGAAATTGTGTGCTCATTAAAAATGGCTGATCATAAATGAAActctaaataaattaatagaCTACCAGATGACATGAACACATCCTTTTCTATAGGTACTAACACACTATGTCGGGAGATGTTCGTCACCAATGTTCAATGATACATTCAATAAATCCTCCAATGCTTCCAAACTATTTTGCGTAGGTAGGAATATATTTTAGATGagatttacattttaactttgtTTTACTCTGATAACCTAATGCCCAGTTACAAAAAAATTTCTACCTGAATTCCTTTCCTTTGCATATCTGATTAACAAATTACTAAAACCCCAGACatattttagaatgtatgtGGGAAAGAACACTTGCGTTCGTGGAGAAAACCATTATCAAGAAAATGTTTTCTGACATACACTTTGAAGCAAATTATAAACAAACTCAGCAACCACAGACTGTACAAGATTTGTAAAAATTGGAGGAAGAGAAAGGTATAGACCATTGAGAGACACCATGAATGCATAGTGCTTTCCCTTGCTGGCTTGGAATGCTTGTTCTTTAGCTGTTCTTCTGTTCCGGTTTGATGTTCATCACTTTACAAACCCAGTTTCCAATGTCCATGTCCTCTCCTTCTGACTTTGTCACGAATGGGTGATTCTACAATACACAGTGAATGTCTATTAGTCAGAACAACTCTCGGACACAACATGTCAAATGCATGAGCAACACTGTGGTTTATATGTTTCAAAGCTGAACTTGTTTCGctatcaaattatacaatattgtctctaaaagtaaatattgtataaacttttaaccatttttaataTTCTATTGAAAATATGACCTGATATTGTGTATTTAAATAAGTTGAAATGAGTCTATATGAAGGCAGTTCATCACTACCGAAATCTTAAGAGcacatcatttacatgtattggtGTGTTTGATTTGTTATACAAATATGCAATTGATAATTTAAAGAAGATAAGAACTAGACTTAAACACTAAACAATAATTTAATCTTCTAAGGTGAATATGTTCACAAAGCCCAAAGGGCAATGTGAAAACCATCTTTCCTGGATGTAGCTGCACAAACCTGCATATTCTATtcataaaagtaaataattaatttattacataaaCTAGAAATTCATAATTCCAAATAAACGTTTGAAAGCTGCTTTTACACCATCACaccagtaaaaattaaaaaaaaaatcattctaaaaagttaaattaaaacTCATCAAATTATAACTAATAATTGGTTGCTATTTAGAgaattttcaaaactaaaaacagTTATGGTAACCCTAAACTGTAAACTCAATAAAAACCTTTTTAATCAGAATAATGTGAAATGATGTCTGAGTCAATAACAGCGAATAAAAAGGACAATAACTCTAGTTCATAGAGAAAATATGCTTTATATTTCGTGACTTGGAATGAATTCCGGGTACAAACCATTAATGACTGAAGGTCAGCTCTGTCTGACGGCTTTTTCTTCAAACTGAAATAACAAGAAATTCcttgtttatcataatatttGAGTCTATGCTTGCATTCCTATATtggtaaattttaatgaaagaaaaaaatatgtagtaAACATCTGTTTTCCCTAACAAGTATTTTCTTTCCAATCAGTATAACCATTAAAAATGAAGCAATATACacttaaagatatttttattactagtatttgaaACAAATaggaattttcaaaacataaacTGCAACTAACATTTATGGTAATTTTAAAAGGCAGgaaaatgaattacatgttAAACAGATTCTAGTGCTGTTACAAATGCTATCTTTTCCTTAccattgatgatttttttttcatagctaGATCCAAAACTAA containing:
- the LOC105339465 gene encoding limbic system-associated membrane protein → MLTGIVLISWLCFLPGSNGEVWMDTTPIKQIVKAGDTTVLACSVENLGRNVVRWFGPGHALLFNGDYAVTPDRRFSLTHPYISSWNLVIKNVKTGDEGLYICQVQSSTETLTKKVTVEVQVAPRILPSSSSEDQQVLEGSDVTLVCGATGSPTPKIMWHVLKDSEPKQLDTGERLVLSNISREETGVYTCTAFNAVIPQAYRHIKVDVEYAPSIIVKTQELSQERGKLAYLECTVVGFPQGRNYWKKDNRILVRDWNYEPLDYPLNATTNVMNLHIKQVEPPQGFGVYYCVAENKHGTAVGNVTLNEITTTTTTTTTTTTPAPTTTITTTTSTTQSTTGSTIRLSTPGSPQPSTTSTSSQRPPTPPVHTLSTARPVITSPYKPVVTTGPGYEIDPGNQENGASIPSPYRAIILLVFTVLFMI